The genomic interval AGCCGAACGACCTGCAGGGCGCCTGGTCTTGCAGCGCGTGCCATGACGCTGTCGATTCGCGCAGGAAGACCACGTTCAGCCACGAAGAGCTGCGGTTGATGCACCTGGAAGGCGTAGTGCGAACGCTCGCCATCCTCGTGAGCGAAGGGAAGGTGGCCGCATGATCAGTCCAGCCATGATGTTCAGCGGCATCCCGATCTATGTCAGCGAGCACCTGCCAAGGACGAAAACCGTTCGCTGGCAGACAGAGCGGAAGTGGTGCCACTGGAAGAACGCTCCGGCCCTTCGTTACCGGAAGCGTGCGAAGGAAGTCCCTTGCGACACGATGATCATGTTGGGCGGCCGGGCGTTCGTCTCACCTGAAGCCCTGGCGAAGATCCAAGCCCAGCTGGGGAGGGCTGAACAGTGAAGCCGGCGATCATGAAGCCTGTACGGGCCAAGAAGCCTCGGGCGAAGCCTGTAGACCGGGAAGGCCCAGAGCAGGCCGCGTTGATGGAAGAAATCGCGCTTCGCTACCCGGACGTATTCGAGCTGATCTACCACGTACCGAATGGCGGCCACAGGCACAAGAAGGTTGCTGAAAAGCTGAAGGACCAGGGCGTGAAGGCCGGCATCCCTGATCTGGTGCTGCCGATGGCCCGGGGCGGCTATTTCGGCATGTACATCGAATTCAAGGCGACGGTTGACCCCGCGCCCGTCTCGCCCAGTCAGCAGGCGTGTATCCGGCGCCTAAATGATCAGGGCTATCTCGCCATCGTGTGCCGAGGGCACTTCGACGCTATGGAGCAGCTGCGGGCCTACTTGCTGCTGCCGAAAACGGAGGTTGCAGCATGACCAACACCGCCGCTGTGAAAATCAGCGATGCAGAGATTCGCCGGCAGGCCGCCGGCCAGGTGCGTGACCTGCGCGCTCTGGGCAACCACGGCCTGTATTTTCGCTTTCACCGTTCCCGGGAGCGCGGGTCTTGGTACCTGATCCACAAGGGCAAGTGGAACCTGATCGGCTCATACCCTGAGCTGAGCGCTGCCAAGGTGGCCGCTGCGCTGCCTGATATCCGCCTGCGGCTGGAAGCGGGTGAGGGTTCCAACCTATCGAGCTGGGTGCTGACCGGCGAGTTGCTGGCTTGGTTCGCTGAGCGCATGTCCCGCGACCGCAACCTGTCGACCAAGCGCAAGAGCACGGCGGCGTCGGCTATCAAGCAGCACCTGGTGCCGCGGCTCGGCCAGATCCCGCTGGCCCAGATCGACAAGGCGCTGCTCGACCGCGAGCTGATGTGGCCGCTGCAAGAGTCGTTGTCGATCGACTACGTGCGCCTCGTGTTCCAATTGCTGGCCTTGGCGTTCCGGCAGGCTCGCAAGCTCGGCAAGATCAGCTCGAACCCCATGGCCGGCATCCGCTTTGGTGATTTCTCCAAGGCCAAGGTCAAGGTCAAGCCGTCGCGCCTGCGTGGTGTGCACCTCGACGACCTGATGGCCCGCATGAAGAGCACGCTGGCCAACCGGCCGCAGCATGGCGTGCTGGCCCTGATGATGTTGTGCCACGGCACCCGACTGGGCGAAACCCGCCTGGCCCGCTGGAGCCACATCAGCCTGGCCGAGCGAGAGTGGTTTATTCCCGCCGAGCACACCAAGACCAGCGTGCAGCACCGTCTGCCACTGACCGACCAGGTGCGTTTCCTGCTGATGGCCTACCGCGAGATCCAGCGCAACGAAGGCTACGACGGCGAGTTTCTGTTCCCGGGGCGCCAGGGCAAGCCCATGAGCGAGGCCAAGGCATCCGCCGTGTTCACCGTTATGGGGCAGGGCGAGTGGACCAGCCACGACCTGCGCAAGCTGGCCCGCACCGGTTGGGCTGACCTGGGCGTCGACCACCTGGTGGGTGAGCTGCTGATCAACCATGCCATGGGCCACAACGTGAAGGTGTACATCCAGTCCGACGTCATGGCGCGCAAGCGTGAGGCGCTGGAGAAGTGGCACGCCCACCTTGATCAGAAGGGTTTCGCCTCGGTTCACGGCTTGACCGGTGATAGATCAACGGATTCATGGATTCTCTGCAAGGCCGCAGAGCGAGCGGGGTTCGGCGGACTTCCGGTATCCACCATAAGCGAGGATTCAAAATGAGCAGCGGCAACAGGATGCGCAATGACCTCCCGGCGCTGGTAGAGCAGGCAATCACTGGGCACCCAGGGTATGCAGAGTTTGCTGCCTGGTGCCAAAGCCAGCTGATTCACCCTTACCAGATCTATTTCTTGGTTTGGCAGGCCTCCCGGGAGGCAGTGGTGGTGGAGCTGCCACTGGCCATGGATGGGCAGATGTGGGTATCCCAGGTAGTTGAGTCCATTACCGCCCAAGGACTGAAGGTAGCTAAGTGATGAAGAACCACGGCCCAGCCTTCAAAAAGGCCGTGATCGAGCTGGACAAGTGCCCTTTGTGCCGTGGGAGAGCGGTCACCAAGGGTGTGTTCTACGAACTGCCATGCGACCACTGCAACGCCTCGGGCTTTGTGGCGGCTGCAACAGGCGAGGGTCTGGCGCTGGATGAGCTGGTGACCCAGCTGAGCATGGCCCTGCGGGCCGCGCATCGGCAGATCGAGCAATTGAAGAACCCTCAGGCATCCGGGCCTGAGGCTACATATCAGGGAAGCAACCGGCGCGGCGCCGGCGGCACCAACTACACCGGCGATTGAGGGGGAAGGACATGAGCAACGTAGAAAAGTCGGCTGAATACCTGCTGGAGCACTGGGGTCGCTGGGTTGTACTGGGCTCCGGCGTTTCGTGCTGCGCATCGCGGGAGAACACCATCCTCGATCCAATGATCACGGATGACGATGCCTTGTTCATTGACCGTCTGGTAGGCCGGCTCAGTAAGCGTTACCCAGAGTGCGGCCAGGTCATCATCAAGTACTACACCTCCCGCGACACCTCGCTCAGGGATGTTGGCAAGAAGCTTGGCTTTGGTGAGGAGAAGACCCGCCAGCTGTGGAAGGCAGGTGTGGCCTGGATCGATGGTGCGATCGAGATTCGTCGTGAAGCCGCTTGACAGCCCCGGTCCTCACCCGTATCTTTCGTGGTACTTTGCGGTAGGTGCGCGAGAGCAAACTCGTCATCCCCAGCAGCCTCCTTAGAGCCTCGGCATTCGCCGGGGCTTTTTCGTTTTCGGCTCCACCACACCCATCGCCCCGAGCTGGGAGTGCTGTTGGGGCCAAATCTATTCGCTCCCCAAAAGGGAGGAACCGAGATGCCAAACATGCCCGAGAAGGATCCTGGCCTGTGGGCCGCTGTGCTCACCTGGGTGCTGGCCCATCAGCCCCAGCTGTATGCCGCTGGCTTGTCGGTCGCGATCGCCGTCCTTCGGGTGGTGTATGGCGGCGGCACCCGCCGGCAGATGTTCTTGGAGGGCGCCTTGTGCGGCCTAATCACCTTGGCCCTGGTGCCGCTGCTCGAATGGATGGGCCTGCCACAGGGCATGGCCACCTTCGCCGGTGGCATGGTTGGTTTCATGGGAGTGGAAAAGCTTCGCGGCTACTCCGATCTGTTCCTGTCTCGCAAGGCGCAGGGGTAAACGATGAACCGAGACCAGATTGCGACAGCGAACAGCCTGTTCTTCAAGCGCGACCAGGTGCAGCGACGGTTGGATACGTTGCTGAGCGGTTCCGGTGTTGCACTTGCGATTACTGGTGACTACCAGACGCCAGAGGTTCTGGCGACGATTATAACGCCGCTGGCAGATCACTTCAGGAGCGAGCTGACCGCCATAGACGATCAGCTCAAGCTGATGGGGTGGAGCGGCGAGTAAGCGGCCGGCCTTCTGAGTCGCGCCACGACTTGGTGAAGCGCCATTTCGTGGCGGTTCAGTCTGTGCGCAGCAAAGGGAATAACTCCTCTGGGTTTCGTGATTCGGCATTCATCTTGTTGCACGTCTCTGCGGCTTCAGATCTGGTTTTAAAGCTGAACTTCCGTCTTTCCTTCTCCTGATTGTCATAGATATCAAAGCCGCCCGAAATGGTGGCGGCATAGAACCGGTTACCAATTTGGAAGGACTCGCCTTCGATTGGCACAGCCGGAACGATAACGAATCTTGGTTGCATGTTCGAGCCTCCCCAGGCAGATACCTAAGTATTAGATGCAATCATGAATGATCGCAGTCTGACTCATATAAGGTCGACGAATGGCAGGACGGCTCAAGACCCTCGATTCTCGAATCAAAGAGAGTATCGGTACACGAATCAAAGTTGTATCGCCGGGGAGTTGGCGAAGTGGCATGACCAGCTCCCAGCGTGGCTACGACTACAAGTGGCAGAAGGCCAGAGAGCAATACTTGCGCGACAACCCGCTATGCGTCTACTGCGAGCGGAGTGGCCGCACAACAGCGGCAAGTGTTGTCGACCACATCGTTGCTCACCGTGGAGACATGATTCTCTTCTGGGATCAGGCCAATTGGCAGAGCCTCTGCAAGCCCTGCCACGACTCGGTCAAGCAGGCCGAGGAGGCTGCCGGCCTAGGTGGCTGAGGCGTCAGCAGATCGTCGCGAGGCGGCCGGGCGAACTCATGAAGCACGTCAGTGACATGCTTCGAAAGGGGAAGGGGGGGAAAAAGCTAGGGGTTCTCATCTAGCTAGACCGCCTCCGACCCCACGTACACATTTTTTCCCGTTTCAGGAAAAGTTAACCATGGCTTTAACCGACAAGAAGCGGCGGTTTGTTGACGCTTTGCTGTCGGGTGCCACAAATCGCGAGGCGGCGATCGCTGCCGGATATTCGGAGAAAACCGCGTCGCAAGCGGGCTCCAAGCTTGCGAAGGACCCCGATGTCCTTGCTGAAGTCGGACGCCGGTTGAAGCAAAAGCAGGCTTCCAGCACCGAGGTTAAACCGTCTCGAAAAGTTAAAGCCGAACAACCTCAGGAGCAGCACGCCGATGAGCTGTCGTTAACCGAGACCGACGACCCGCGAGCCTTCCTCACTGAACTGATGAACGCAGAAGGCGCCGACATGCGCATGCGGCTGGAAGCGGCCAAGACGTTAATGCCTTATGTGCACGGCAAGGTCGCCGACCAGGGCAAGAAAGAGCAGAAGGCCGAGGCCGCCAAGCAGGTCGGTAAAGGCAAGTACTCCCAGGGCAAGCCGCCTCTCTCCGTAGTGAAGAACTGACCTATGCAATGGACAACCGCCTGCCCGGATTGGTGGAGGTGCCTGGCTGCGAGCGAATCAATCATCCCCGAGCCGCTGTTTCCAGACGAAGCTGAAGCCGGCCTCGACGTGTTCAAGGGGCTGAAGATCGTCGATGCCCCGGGCAGCCCCACCATTGAGGCTGCCTGCGCACCCTGGGTCTTGGCATTCGCCGGGGCCATCTTCGGCAGCTACAACAGCGAGACTGGCGAGCGTCTGATCCGCGAAGTGATGCTCTGCATCCCGAAGAAAAACAGTAAATCTACGATCGCTGCAGGGATCATGCTGACCGCACTGATCCGCAACTGGCGTCTTTCGGCTGAGTTCATCATCCTGGCGCCGACCAAGGAGATTGCCGACAACTCGTTCATCCCGGCCAAAGACATGGTCAACAATGACGACGAGCTGAAAGCGTTGCTGCATGTTCAGCCGCACCTGCGGTTGATCACCCATCGCGAGACCGGTGCCACCTTGAAGGTGGTGGCTGCGGATAGCGATGTGGTGGGCGGCAAGAAAGCCGTCGGTGTCCTCATCGACGAAGCTTGGCTATTCGGCAAAAACCCGAAAGCCGCTGACATGATCCGTGAGGCGACTGGCGGTCTGCTGTCGCGACCCGAAGGCTTCATCATCTGGCTCACGACCCAGTCGAATGAGCCGCCGGCGGGTGTGTTCCGCTCCAAGCTCAACTATGCACGCGGCGTGCGTGATGGCCGGATCGACGACAACCGCTTCCTGCCGATCATCTATGAGTTCTCTCAAGAGATGATCAAGAGCGGCGAGGCGCGGAAGCCTGAGAACTTCCACCTGGTCAATCCGAACATCGACTACTCCGTCGACCGCCCCACCCTAGAACGCCTGTTCATGCAGGCTGAACTGGATGGCGAGGCTGAGCTTCGCGGATTTTTAGCCAAGCATCTCAATATTGAGATCGGCCTCGCGCTGATGTCAGACGCATGGGTCGGCGCGGAGTTTTGGGAGGCTCAAGCTGCTACGTGGCTGAACCTTGATGAAATCCTCACCCGGTGCGAAGTGGTCGATGTTGGTGGTGATGGAGGCGGCCTTGATGACCTGCTCGGGCTGGCAGTGATCGGGCGGGAGGCGGGTACCCGCAGGTGGTTCCACTGGGCTCACGCTTGGGCACATCCTTCTGTTCTTGAACGGCGCAAATCTGAGGCTCCGCGACTCAGAGACCTGGAGAAAGCAGGCGACCTCACCATCGTCGAGCGTATTGGTGAAGACGTAGCGCAATTCGCGGCTATCGTCGCCCGGGTCAATGCCACCGGTCTTCTGGATAAGGTGGGGCTCGACCCTGCAGGGATTGGCTCTGTTCTTGATGCCTTGGCGGATGCTGAGGTCGAGGAAGACAAGATCGTCGGCATCTCCCAGGGCTGGAAGCTCACCGGCGCAATCAAGACGACAGAGCGCAAGCTTGCCGAAGGCACGCTGCTGCACTGCGGCCAACCGCTAATGGCCTGGTCCTGCGGTAACGCCAAAGGGGTGCCATCGGCCAACGCGTTCTTGATCACTAAGCAGGCTTCGGGCACAGCAAAGATCGACCCGCTGATGGCTACTATCAACGCCGTTTCTCTGATCAGCCTCAACCCTGAAGGCCGTGGAGGAATGGACAACTTCATGGCTGGCATTCGGGACCCACTGATCGCATGAACGCATTTCATATTTTCATCGCCTGCGCAGTGGTCGCTTTCTGCTTGGCGTGCAGCGGGGTCTGGATGCTGGCTGGTACCGGCTGGGCTTTGCTGGCCGGATCGCTGAGCTTCTTCTGCATCGCTGGCTTCATCCGCAGAGGGCTTGTCAGTGATTAAAACCCTATCCCAGGCATTGGGGGCTGCTGTTACCAAGCCTTCAGCCAGTATGAGTGAATGGCTGGGCAAGACCATCAAGCTGTCGGATGGAGGTTTCTGGAGTGCCTTCAACGGCGCCCAGTCCAGTAGTGGTAAGTCAGTCAGCGTCGATAAGGCCATGCGATTGTCCACAGTGTGGGCATGCGTTCGGATTATCTCGACTTCGGTAGCTGGCTTGCCGTTGAGCATCTACCGGCGGATGCCCGATGGTAGTCGAGAGAGCGCCCGTGATTTCCCGCTGTACGATGTTGTGCACAACAGCCCCAACGAAGACATGGCTGCCTTTCATTTCTGGCAGGCAGTCGTCGCCTCGATGCTGTTGTGGGGCAACGCCTACTGCGAGATCCATCGCTCTGCTGGGCGCGTCATCGCCTTGGACTTCCTGATGCCGTCGAGAGTCGATCTGGAGTTCGACGACGATGGACGGCTCAGGTATTTCTTCAAGCCCCGAAAGGGAGCCCGTCGAGAGATCCAGCGGCAGGACATGCTGCACATCCCAGCCTTTACCCTGGATGGCCGAGTCGGCCTTTCTGCTATTCGGTACGGTGCAGACGTGTTCGGTTCAGCGATGTCAGCAGACGATGCCGCCAACAGCACGTTCCGAAACGGCATGATGCCCACGGTCGCGTTTTCGGTCGACAAGACGCTCAACCCAGCCCAGCGCGTTGAGTTTCGTGAGTACGTGAAGACCATTTCCGGAGCGCTGAATGCCGGCAAGAGCCCTGTGCTCGAGCAAGGCGTGAAGCCGGAGATGATCGGCATCAACCCTGCCGATGCTCAGCTGCTCGAGTCGAGAGGCCACAGCATCGAAGAGATCTGCCGATGGTTCGGTGTTCCGCCCTGGATGGTGATGAAGACCGACAAGGGCAGCAACTGGGGCACAGGCTTGGAACAGCAGCAGATCGCGTTTCTCACCTACTGCATCATGTCCTTCACGGCGCCTATCGAGCAGTGCGTAAACAAGTGGTGCATGACGGCTGTCGACCGGATCAAGTTCTACGCAGAGTACTCACTTGAAGCGTTCCTGCGTGCGGACAGCGCTGGTCGCGCGGCCTATCTCAGCACGATGGGGCAGAACGGCTACATGACCCGAAACGAGGGCCGGCGGAAAGAAAACCTTCCGAGCATGCCGGGTGGCGATGTACTGACCGTGCAATCCAACCTGGTGCCACTTGACCAGCTGGGCAAGCAAAACGATAGCCAGGCCGCAAGGGCCGCATTGATGAACTGGCTCCAACAGCCGGAAAAGTAAATCACGGGAGCAATCCATGAAGCACAAGATCCAGTCTCGCGGCCTGCGCAGCGAGATGAGCCCGCGCGCGCTCGAAAAATGGAATCCCGCGATCCAGGCGGCCGTCGAGAACACCTCGGACACCATCACTGTTTACGGAGTGATCGGCGAAGACTGGTATGGCGAAGGCGTCACACTGAAACGAATCGATGCCGCTCTGCGGGCCATCGGCGAGCGAGATGTCACCGTCTACATCAACTCGCCAGGCGGCGACATGTTTGAAGGCATTGCTATCTACAACCGTCTGCAGGAGCACAGCCATCAGGTCACCACCAAGGTGCTCGGCATGGCGGCTAGCGCTGCTTCGATTGTCTTCCTGGCTGGCAAAAAGCGTGAGGTGGCCAGCAGCGCCTTCCTCATGATCCACAACTGCTGGACCTGGCTCGCCGGCAATCGCAACTACCTGCGCGATATCGCTGACGACATGGAGGAGTTCGACGCCGCGATGGCAGACCTCTATGCCGAGACCAGTGGCCAGTCGACAGAAGACATGGCCGAGCTGATGGACGACGAAACCTACATCCGCGGCAAGCGTGCCGTGGAGCTTGGCCTGGCCACCGGGCTGTTGTCGGCCACTGAAGTAACCGAGCGCGAAACCGAAGACGCCGCGCAGGCCAATGCGCTCAAGGCCATGGATGTAGCGCTGGCCAAGGGTGGAATGCCTCGCTCCGAGCGCCGCGAACTATTCGCCAGTTTCAAGTCCGGTATGCCTCGCGCTACCGGCGGGGGTACGCACAACGCTGCCCCGCCCGATAAGCCCCGCGCTGTCGCGCCAGACCTCTCCGCCTCTCTGAGCGCGGCAACCAATCTCCTCAATTCTCTGAAAGGAAAGTGACCATGGACTTTGAAGCCCAAGTCAAAGAACTCAACGCCAGCCTCAAGGGCATTGGTGATCAGATCAAAGCGCAGGCTGAGGCTACCGACAAACAGATCAAGGCGTCAGGCGAGATGACTGCCGAAACCCGTACCAAGGTCGACGAACTGCTGACCAAGCAGGGTGAGCTCAATGCCCGCCTGGGCGAAGCTGAGCAGAAGCTGGTGAACGCCAGCCGTGACCGCGGCAATCAGGAGGAGCCGCAGAAGTCGGTTGGCGCTCTGGTGATCGGCAGCGAAGAAATGCAGGACATGAACTCGTCCTTCCGCGGGTCTCGCCGCGTGTCCGTACCGCGCGCGGCCATTACCACCGCAACCGGCGGGGACCTGGTGCCTGCTGAGCGTTTGGCTGGCGTCGTTGCTCCGCCTCAGCGTCGGCTGACCATTCGCGACCTGGTGGCGCCGGGCCAGACCGAGTCGAACTCCATCGAGTACATTCGCGAGACCGGATTCACCAACAACGCGCGAACCGTGGCGGAGAACACCGCCAAGCCGTACTCCGACATCACCTTCGCGCTGACCACCGCGAACGTCCGCACCATTGCCCACCTGTTCAAGGCGAGTCGGCAGATGCTCGACGATGCCAAGGCACTCCAGAGCTACATCGACGGTCGCGCTCGCTACGGCCTGAACATGGCGGAAGAGGCTCAGCTGCTCTACGGCAACGGTACCGGTGCCAACCTGCAGGGTCTTGTGACTGTTGCTCAGCTGTATGCCCCGCAGGCCGGGCTGACGGTAGTGGGCGAGCAACGGATCGACCGTCTGCGCCTCGCGCTGCTGCAAGCAGAGCTGGCCGACTTCCCCTCGGACGGCATCGTGCTGAACCCCATCGACTGGGCAGCGATCGAGCTCACCAAGGATGGAGAGGGCCGGTACATCATCGGCCAGCCGCAGGAAGGCACCAACGCGAAGCTCTGGAATCGCCCGGTGGTTTCGACTCAGGCCATGACCCAGAACGACTTCCTGGTCGGCGCGTTCAAGCTCGGCGCACAAATCTTCGACCGCATGGAGATCGAAGTGCTGATCTCGACCGAGAACGACAAGGACTTCGAGAACAACATGGCAACGATCCGTGCCGAGGAGCGCCTGGCATTCGCGATCTACCGCGACGAGGCGTTCGTCACTGGCCCGTTGGTCACTCCTTAACTCTTCCGCAACGCGGCGCCAGAAATGGCGCCCCAACGGAGTAATCAAATGGCACGTAAACAGGAAACACCAGCATCCACGGCTGATGCGAAGGATCCGGTCACCACCGTTGACTCCAGCAGCAGCTCTTCTGAAACTGCCGGTCCGCCTCCTTCGGCTGGCACTGCGCTTGTCCCAGATAGCAGCGACTCAACCAACTCGGGTGTCCCGGCAGTTGCTCCAGGCCAAGCGGAAGGCTCGGGGCTGGTGCCGCCAGAAGGACAAGCAGTCGCCGGCAATGGGCCGGATGTCGCCACGGGCGATCAGGGTACCAGCCCCGGCATCGCCACAACTGACGCTGCGGGATCCGAAGACGCCGGTCCGGCTGCATCAACCTTGGCCAGAAGCAGCGCCGGCACTGATCAGGTGGCACCAGAAGAGCAGGCGAAGCCCAACCCTGCGACTCTTCAGATTTATCCGCTGCGGTCTTACATGGATGAAGGCGAGCTTCGTCGTCGTGGCGGGCCTGCTTATACGGTCCCGCGCCGGCATGCGGAGGAACTGGTGCAGCGGAATCTGGCATCGCTCGAACCGCTGAAGGAGTAAGGGTATGTCGGTCATCAGCTTGACCATTGCCCGGCATCATCTCCGAGATCCCGACGATGATGACGAATACCTGGAGCTCCTGATCGAGGCGGCAGAAGGGCAGGCTATGGACTATTTGAACCGTCGCTTCTACGCAGATCAGCAAGCGCTGGACGAAGCTGTCGCTGCCGACGATGCCGGCGAGTCCCCCATGGTCTGCAATAAGCAGATCAAGGCTGCCTGCTTGCTGATCCTCGGCCACCTTTACGCCAACCGCGAGGACGTTGTGATCGGAACCATCGCCATCGAACTCCCGCAAGGTTCGAAGGCGCTCCTGACGCCGCATCGTATCGGGTGGGGCATATGAGGGCTGGGCCGCTGCGTCATCGGCTGCAGGTG from Pseudomonas fortuita carries:
- a CDS encoding phage holin, lambda family, whose amino-acid sequence is MPNMPEKDPGLWAAVLTWVLAHQPQLYAAGLSVAIAVLRVVYGGGTRRQMFLEGALCGLITLALVPLLEWMGLPQGMATFAGGMVGFMGVEKLRGYSDLFLSRKAQG
- a CDS encoding phage portal protein; amino-acid sequence: MIKTLSQALGAAVTKPSASMSEWLGKTIKLSDGGFWSAFNGAQSSSGKSVSVDKAMRLSTVWACVRIISTSVAGLPLSIYRRMPDGSRESARDFPLYDVVHNSPNEDMAAFHFWQAVVASMLLWGNAYCEIHRSAGRVIALDFLMPSRVDLEFDDDGRLRYFFKPRKGARREIQRQDMLHIPAFTLDGRVGLSAIRYGADVFGSAMSADDAANSTFRNGMMPTVAFSVDKTLNPAQRVEFREYVKTISGALNAGKSPVLEQGVKPEMIGINPADAQLLESRGHSIEEICRWFGVPPWMVMKTDKGSNWGTGLEQQQIAFLTYCIMSFTAPIEQCVNKWCMTAVDRIKFYAEYSLEAFLRADSAGRAAYLSTMGQNGYMTRNEGRRKENLPSMPGGDVLTVQSNLVPLDQLGKQNDSQAARAALMNWLQQPEK
- a CDS encoding phage major capsid protein; the protein is MDFEAQVKELNASLKGIGDQIKAQAEATDKQIKASGEMTAETRTKVDELLTKQGELNARLGEAEQKLVNASRDRGNQEEPQKSVGALVIGSEEMQDMNSSFRGSRRVSVPRAAITTATGGDLVPAERLAGVVAPPQRRLTIRDLVAPGQTESNSIEYIRETGFTNNARTVAENTAKPYSDITFALTTANVRTIAHLFKASRQMLDDAKALQSYIDGRARYGLNMAEEAQLLYGNGTGANLQGLVTVAQLYAPQAGLTVVGEQRIDRLRLALLQAELADFPSDGIVLNPIDWAAIELTKDGEGRYIIGQPQEGTNAKLWNRPVVSTQAMTQNDFLVGAFKLGAQIFDRMEIEVLISTENDKDFENNMATIRAEERLAFAIYRDEAFVTGPLVTP
- a CDS encoding DUF1364 domain-containing protein, whose translation is MRQTKLTKAARGRECQVRIPGVCNGNPETTVLAHYRLAGTCGAGIKPNDLQGAWSCSACHDAVDSRRKTTFSHEELRLMHLEGVVRTLAILVSEGKVAA
- a CDS encoding HNH endonuclease; translation: MAGRLKTLDSRIKESIGTRIKVVSPGSWRSGMTSSQRGYDYKWQKAREQYLRDNPLCVYCERSGRTTAASVVDHIVAHRGDMILFWDQANWQSLCKPCHDSVKQAEEAAGLGG
- a CDS encoding terminase small subunit, which gives rise to MALTDKKRRFVDALLSGATNREAAIAAGYSEKTASQAGSKLAKDPDVLAEVGRRLKQKQASSTEVKPSRKVKAEQPQEQHADELSLTETDDPRAFLTELMNAEGADMRMRLEAAKTLMPYVHGKVADQGKKEQKAEAAKQVGKGKYSQGKPPLSVVKN
- a CDS encoding VRR-NUC domain-containing protein, which translates into the protein MKPAIMKPVRAKKPRAKPVDREGPEQAALMEEIALRYPDVFELIYHVPNGGHRHKKVAEKLKDQGVKAGIPDLVLPMARGGYFGMYIEFKATVDPAPVSPSQQACIRRLNDQGYLAIVCRGHFDAMEQLRAYLLLPKTEVAA
- a CDS encoding antiterminator Q family protein translates to MSNVEKSAEYLLEHWGRWVVLGSGVSCCASRENTILDPMITDDDALFIDRLVGRLSKRYPECGQVIIKYYTSRDTSLRDVGKKLGFGEEKTRQLWKAGVAWIDGAIEIRREAA
- a CDS encoding terminase large subunit; this translates as MQWTTACPDWWRCLAASESIIPEPLFPDEAEAGLDVFKGLKIVDAPGSPTIEAACAPWVLAFAGAIFGSYNSETGERLIREVMLCIPKKNSKSTIAAGIMLTALIRNWRLSAEFIILAPTKEIADNSFIPAKDMVNNDDELKALLHVQPHLRLITHRETGATLKVVAADSDVVGGKKAVGVLIDEAWLFGKNPKAADMIREATGGLLSRPEGFIIWLTTQSNEPPAGVFRSKLNYARGVRDGRIDDNRFLPIIYEFSQEMIKSGEARKPENFHLVNPNIDYSVDRPTLERLFMQAELDGEAELRGFLAKHLNIEIGLALMSDAWVGAEFWEAQAATWLNLDEILTRCEVVDVGGDGGGLDDLLGLAVIGREAGTRRWFHWAHAWAHPSVLERRKSEAPRLRDLEKAGDLTIVERIGEDVAQFAAIVARVNATGLLDKVGLDPAGIGSVLDALADAEVEEDKIVGISQGWKLTGAIKTTERKLAEGTLLHCGQPLMAWSCGNAKGVPSANAFLITKQASGTAKIDPLMATINAVSLISLNPEGRGGMDNFMAGIRDPLIA
- a CDS encoding head maturation protease, ClpP-related, whose amino-acid sequence is MKHKIQSRGLRSEMSPRALEKWNPAIQAAVENTSDTITVYGVIGEDWYGEGVTLKRIDAALRAIGERDVTVYINSPGGDMFEGIAIYNRLQEHSHQVTTKVLGMAASAASIVFLAGKKREVASSAFLMIHNCWTWLAGNRNYLRDIADDMEEFDAAMADLYAETSGQSTEDMAELMDDETYIRGKRAVELGLATGLLSATEVTERETEDAAQANALKAMDVALAKGGMPRSERRELFASFKSGMPRATGGGTHNAAPPDKPRAVAPDLSASLSAATNLLNSLKGK
- a CDS encoding tyrosine-type recombinase/integrase is translated as MTNTAAVKISDAEIRRQAAGQVRDLRALGNHGLYFRFHRSRERGSWYLIHKGKWNLIGSYPELSAAKVAAALPDIRLRLEAGEGSNLSSWVLTGELLAWFAERMSRDRNLSTKRKSTAASAIKQHLVPRLGQIPLAQIDKALLDRELMWPLQESLSIDYVRLVFQLLALAFRQARKLGKISSNPMAGIRFGDFSKAKVKVKPSRLRGVHLDDLMARMKSTLANRPQHGVLALMMLCHGTRLGETRLARWSHISLAEREWFIPAEHTKTSVQHRLPLTDQVRFLLMAYREIQRNEGYDGEFLFPGRQGKPMSEAKASAVFTVMGQGEWTSHDLRKLARTGWADLGVDHLVGELLINHAMGHNVKVYIQSDVMARKREALEKWHAHLDQKGFASVHGLTGDRSTDSWILCKAAERAGFGGLPVSTISEDSK
- a CDS encoding head-tail connector protein; the protein is MSVISLTIARHHLRDPDDDDEYLELLIEAAEGQAMDYLNRRFYADQQALDEAVAADDAGESPMVCNKQIKAACLLILGHLYANREDVVIGTIAIELPQGSKALLTPHRIGWGI